Proteins encoded within one genomic window of Halocatena marina:
- a CDS encoding PPOX class F420-dependent oxidoreductase, translating into MAIPDEYHDLFEKKTFAHLSTVMPDGTPQVTPVWVDYDADAGHVLINTERGRQKERNVQRTPSVGVSMIDPEDPYRFVSVRGEVVDITEAGAIAHINELTQRYMGRDEYPGLDEEEGARVVLRIAPNNVATT; encoded by the coding sequence ATGGCAATTCCAGACGAGTACCACGATCTATTCGAAAAGAAAACGTTTGCGCACCTCTCGACGGTGATGCCAGACGGAACGCCACAGGTAACACCGGTGTGGGTGGACTACGACGCTGACGCTGGACACGTGCTGATCAACACCGAACGGGGGCGACAGAAAGAACGGAACGTTCAGCGAACCCCAAGCGTTGGCGTGAGCATGATCGATCCCGAGGACCCTTACCGATTCGTCTCGGTTCGTGGCGAAGTAGTCGACATTACCGAAGCAGGAGCCATAGCGCACATCAACGAACTCACTCAGCGATACATGGGGCGCGATGAATATCCGGGATTGGATGAGGAAGAGGGCGCGCGGGTTGTACTACGGATTGCACCCAACAACGTCGCCACCACGTAG
- a CDS encoding nicotinamide-nucleotide adenylyltransferase, translated as MRGFLIGRFQPFHEGHQTMVERIAPEVDELVLGIGSADQSHTMRNPFTPGERIMMITKAVSKLDLTTYAVPIEDLNRNAVWVSHVQSMSPHFDVAYSNNPLVVRLFEEAGVEVRSTPMIRREELEGSEVRDRMCRDENWESLVPDAVVEVIDEIDGANRLRQVSDSDANGA; from the coding sequence ATGCGCGGGTTCCTTATTGGGCGGTTCCAGCCCTTCCATGAGGGCCACCAGACAATGGTCGAACGAATCGCCCCAGAGGTCGACGAACTCGTTCTCGGTATCGGCAGTGCTGATCAGTCACACACGATGCGTAACCCGTTCACCCCCGGTGAGCGCATCATGATGATCACCAAAGCCGTCTCGAAACTCGACCTCACTACCTATGCTGTTCCGATCGAGGATCTGAATCGAAATGCGGTGTGGGTGAGCCACGTTCAGAGTATGTCTCCTCATTTTGACGTAGCGTACTCGAACAATCCGCTGGTCGTACGGCTGTTCGAGGAAGCCGGGGTCGAGGTCCGGTCGACCCCAATGATCAGACGCGAAGAACTCGAAGGCTCCGAAGTCCGCGATCGAATGTGTCGAGACGAAAATTGGGAGTCACTCGTTCCTGATGCGGTCGTCGAAGTCATCGACGAGATCGATGGTGCCAACCGACTTCGACAGGTGAGTGACTCGGATGCAAACGGAGCGTAA
- the lonB gene encoding ATP-dependent protease LonB has protein sequence MSDNNPDEALPGSGGTSDSLSESGDRSAEVVREVGGEQIGEEQINEEKIDEEMAEDDLLGGLKIDTTADIEVPDRLVDQVIGQDHARDIVLKAAKQRRHVMMIGSPGTGKSMLAKAMSQLLPREELQDILVYHNPDDGNEPKIRTVPAGKGDQIVDAHKEEARKRNQMRSFLMWIIIAIVLGYALILRQQLLIGILAAGIIYLVFRYSSRGSDAMIPNLLVNNADKQTAPFEDATGAHAGALLGDVRHDPFQSGGMETPSHDRVEPGAIHKSNKGVLFIDEINTLDIRSQQKLMTAIQEGEFSITGQSERSSGAMVQTEPVPTDFIMVAAGNLDAMENMHPALRNRIKGYGYEVYMDDTIEDTPEMRRKYSRFIAQEVKKDGRLPHFTRTAAEELILEARRRSGRKGHLTLELRALGGLVRVAGDIARAEDAEFTTRDHVLQAKGRSRSIEQQLADDYIERRKDYDMTIAQGNVGGRVNGLAVMGEDSGIVMPVMAEVAPSQGPGEVIATGNLQDIAQEAVQNVSAIIKKFSDEDISKRDIHIQYVQSYEGVEGDSASVTMATAVISSLEDIPIDQSVAMTGSLSVRGDVLPVGGVTHKIEAAAKAGVETVIIPAANMQDVMIEDEYKEMIEIIPVSHISEVLDIALVGEPEKDSLVDRLKSITGQALESGSATGPGSPSPQ, from the coding sequence ATGAGCGATAACAACCCAGATGAGGCTCTTCCGGGGAGCGGGGGGACAAGCGATTCGCTATCCGAGTCGGGAGACCGATCCGCCGAGGTCGTTCGCGAAGTCGGCGGGGAGCAGATTGGCGAAGAGCAGATCAACGAGGAGAAGATCGACGAAGAGATGGCCGAAGACGACCTGCTCGGCGGCCTAAAAATTGATACTACCGCCGACATTGAGGTGCCAGATCGGCTCGTCGATCAGGTCATCGGACAGGATCACGCCCGAGACATCGTCCTGAAAGCGGCCAAACAGCGCCGCCACGTGATGATGATCGGGTCACCGGGCACGGGCAAGTCGATGCTCGCAAAGGCGATGAGCCAGCTTCTCCCACGAGAAGAACTCCAAGACATATTGGTCTACCACAATCCCGACGACGGGAATGAGCCGAAGATCCGGACGGTGCCAGCAGGAAAAGGCGACCAGATCGTCGATGCACATAAAGAGGAAGCCAGAAAGCGCAACCAAATGCGGTCGTTCCTCATGTGGATTATCATCGCGATCGTCCTTGGGTACGCGTTGATCCTTCGCCAGCAGCTTCTCATCGGGATTCTTGCAGCAGGAATCATCTATCTCGTCTTCCGCTACAGCAGTCGCGGCAGCGACGCGATGATCCCGAATCTGCTCGTGAACAACGCCGATAAGCAGACGGCCCCGTTCGAGGACGCAACAGGCGCACACGCTGGCGCGCTGCTCGGGGACGTTCGACACGACCCATTCCAGTCAGGTGGGATGGAGACACCGAGCCACGATCGCGTTGAGCCTGGTGCCATTCACAAGTCGAACAAAGGCGTGCTGTTCATCGACGAGATCAACACCCTCGATATCAGGTCACAGCAAAAGCTGATGACTGCCATTCAGGAAGGTGAGTTCTCGATCACGGGGCAGTCCGAGCGCTCCTCGGGCGCGATGGTCCAGACCGAACCGGTTCCGACGGACTTCATCATGGTCGCTGCGGGGAACCTCGATGCGATGGAGAATATGCACCCAGCACTCCGGAACCGTATCAAAGGCTACGGGTACGAGGTGTACATGGATGACACCATCGAGGATACACCGGAGATGCGCCGGAAGTACTCTCGCTTCATCGCTCAGGAAGTTAAGAAAGACGGCCGACTACCGCATTTCACCCGCACTGCCGCCGAAGAACTCATCCTCGAAGCGCGGCGTCGCTCCGGTCGCAAGGGGCACCTGACGCTCGAACTGCGAGCCCTCGGTGGACTCGTACGAGTTGCAGGTGACATCGCCCGCGCTGAGGATGCTGAGTTCACGACCCGAGACCACGTTCTGCAGGCGAAAGGACGTTCGCGCTCTATCGAACAGCAGCTTGCCGATGATTACATCGAGCGGCGCAAAGATTACGATATGACCATCGCGCAAGGGAACGTCGGAGGTCGGGTCAACGGCCTTGCAGTCATGGGCGAAGACTCCGGCATCGTGATGCCGGTGATGGCCGAGGTTGCTCCTTCACAGGGACCTGGTGAGGTTATCGCAACTGGTAACCTTCAGGACATTGCACAGGAAGCTGTTCAGAACGTCTCTGCCATCATCAAGAAGTTCTCTGATGAGGACATTTCCAAGAGGGACATCCACATCCAGTACGTGCAGTCCTACGAAGGAGTTGAAGGCGACTCTGCAAGCGTCACAATGGCCACAGCCGTCATCAGCTCGTTGGAGGACATCCCGATCGATCAGAGCGTTGCGATGACTGGTTCACTGTCGGTTCGCGGTGACGTTCTCCCCGTCGGTGGCGTGACTCACAAGATTGAGGCCGCCGCCAAGGCCGGGGTGGAGACAGTCATCATCCCCGCCGCGAACATGCAAGACGTGATGATCGAAGACGAGTACAAGGAAATGATCGAGATCATTCCAGTCTCACACATCAGCGAAGTGCTCGACATCGCGCTGGTTGGTGAACCAGAAAAGGACTCGCTCGTCGACCGTCTCAAGAGCATTACCGGACAAGCACTCGAATCGGGCTCTGCCACCGGCCCCGGCAGCCCGAGCCCACAATAA
- a CDS encoding S-adenosyl-l-methionine hydroxide adenosyltransferase family protein — translation MITLATDFGSPYPAAMRGVILGACDARIVDITHEFPRQDVQTAAFWLREVLPYYPPAVHCAVVDPGVGTDRAALLVRAGEHLLVGPDNGLLLPAARALSERIDVFEWQYESPDSTTFHGRDVFAPAAAAVHEHSIAELDRARPTDEYVDHAFPEPELREQDVIGTVLVVDGFGNVITNIPGTVLDACNESVMVNEERVPVERAYAQLEPNSRLVTVGSHGNVELAVNQGRGDRAFDLDTGDAVRLEL, via the coding sequence ATGATCACGCTCGCAACTGATTTTGGCTCTCCGTATCCGGCGGCGATGCGGGGTGTTATTCTCGGTGCCTGTGATGCTCGTATCGTCGACATCACGCACGAGTTTCCGCGCCAGGACGTACAGACGGCTGCGTTTTGGCTCCGCGAGGTGCTCCCGTATTACCCACCAGCCGTCCACTGTGCGGTCGTCGATCCAGGTGTCGGAACTGACCGTGCTGCACTCCTCGTACGGGCAGGCGAACACCTACTTGTCGGTCCGGATAATGGTCTCCTCTTACCAGCCGCCCGTGCGCTCTCTGAACGTATCGATGTTTTTGAGTGGCAGTACGAATCCCCAGACAGCACGACATTCCACGGACGAGACGTGTTCGCACCAGCAGCAGCAGCCGTCCACGAACACAGCATCGCGGAACTCGATCGTGCGAGACCGACCGACGAGTACGTCGATCACGCGTTCCCCGAACCCGAACTCCGCGAACAGGACGTGATCGGCACAGTCCTCGTCGTCGATGGGTTCGGAAACGTAATCACGAACATTCCCGGCACCGTTCTCGATGCGTGTAATGAATCCGTCATGGTGAACGAAGAACGAGTGCCAGTCGAGCGGGCGTACGCCCAACTCGAACCCAACAGCCGACTCGTCACAGTCGGGAGCCACGGAAATGTCGAACTCGCCGTGAATCAGGGGCGCGGCGATAGAGCGTTCGATCTGGACACCGGTGATGCGGTCCGACTCGAATTGTGA
- a CDS encoding glycosyltransferase family 2 protein: MQLSVVVPTLNGREHLVRCLDALSTNVPSAEIIVVNGPSVDGTTGVIRQRDDVDVLVEVGERNINVARNAGLDRASGDILAFVEYWLAVEEGWADAIQRAFECVAPAHRASGHGPESPAVVTGPIHRPLRGGMSTETVERRSIAGQHVTYFRGGNVAFHRDALKAVDGFDEYLATGGARDVAHRLARLGHEVAWEPEMSVRRQTQSHDGPVPEVDEYGAQPGIRADGGKDARDWRWRYRSLTYRLVKNYGTRSLWRVARHIVTDIGSGIPTIARGETRPSEWLTNGRDIAGGVGVGLKDSLIARLRDRTPRRNHRGLSARTDRAVTVYDRR, from the coding sequence ATGCAACTCTCGGTGGTCGTGCCGACGCTCAACGGCCGCGAGCACCTGGTGAGGTGTCTCGATGCGCTATCGACCAATGTACCATCGGCAGAAATCATCGTTGTCAACGGCCCGAGCGTGGACGGGACGACAGGAGTAATCCGTCAGCGAGACGACGTAGACGTGCTTGTAGAGGTCGGAGAACGAAATATTAACGTCGCGAGGAACGCCGGTCTCGACCGCGCGAGTGGCGACATTCTCGCGTTCGTCGAGTACTGGCTTGCCGTCGAGGAAGGCTGGGCAGACGCAATTCAGAGAGCGTTTGAATGCGTTGCACCAGCCCACCGCGCTAGCGGGCATGGACCGGAATCACCAGCAGTCGTTACTGGACCGATCCATCGACCGCTCCGCGGTGGTATGAGCACGGAAACTGTCGAACGTCGCTCTATTGCAGGCCAGCACGTGACATACTTTCGTGGCGGAAACGTCGCTTTTCATCGAGATGCGCTCAAAGCTGTCGACGGCTTCGATGAGTATCTAGCGACCGGCGGAGCGCGGGATGTCGCCCACCGGCTTGCCCGCCTCGGACACGAGGTGGCGTGGGAACCTGAGATGAGTGTTCGACGACAAACACAATCTCACGACGGACCTGTTCCCGAAGTCGACGAATACGGCGCACAGCCGGGAATCCGTGCTGATGGTGGGAAAGATGCGAGAGACTGGCGCTGGCGATACCGATCACTCACCTATCGATTAGTGAAGAACTACGGCACTCGTTCGCTCTGGCGGGTTGCTCGACACATCGTTACCGACATTGGCTCGGGCATACCGACCATCGCACGAGGCGAAACACGACCGTCAGAATGGCTTACAAACGGGCGAGATATTGCTGGAGGCGTGGGTGTCGGATTGAAAGATAGCCTCATCGCTCGGCTCCGCGACCGAACACCCCGCCGCAATCACCGTGGTCTCTCAGCACGCACAGACCGTGCTGTCACTGTCTACGATCGACGATAG
- a CDS encoding CPBP family intramembrane glutamic endopeptidase — MPNWTAFSGLTGVVLVLLLSLARLSQGQDMSERPNESTPQSNSNHETEAFTTKDSDQQNEAEISTNTTENTNSNSNSNRQLSSPSDEAPTQPQFSAGMLLANVALSQGLFGFILVAGAWYTAIPPAALGLDVRDPLSVGLLAVGVGVVTGLGLYAANAVGAASATALGYEYEEQLRDLLTPETPAGWVLLLCGVLPIIAGFEELLFRGVLIGVLSSGFAISPWFLAGGSSVAFAVGHGAQGRLGILVTGILGFALAVVFIYTNSLLAVVVAHYLVNALEFIIGGAMGIEWG, encoded by the coding sequence GTGCCCAATTGGACGGCGTTTTCGGGGTTGACGGGCGTCGTCCTCGTTCTCTTACTGTCGCTTGCTCGCCTTTCACAAGGCCAAGACATGAGTGAGCGCCCCAACGAATCAACACCACAGTCGAACAGCAACCACGAGACTGAGGCGTTCACGACAAAGGACAGCGACCAGCAGAACGAAGCAGAGATCAGCACCAATACTACCGAGAATACGAATTCAAATTCAAATTCAAATCGTCAGTTGAGCTCGCCGAGTGATGAGGCTCCGACCCAACCACAGTTCTCTGCGGGAATGTTGCTCGCCAACGTTGCACTCTCGCAGGGTTTGTTTGGGTTTATTCTCGTTGCCGGTGCGTGGTATACAGCAATTCCACCAGCGGCACTCGGTCTTGATGTTCGGGATCCATTGAGTGTTGGTCTGTTGGCGGTCGGGGTCGGTGTTGTGACTGGTCTTGGACTCTATGCAGCTAACGCTGTCGGTGCTGCGAGTGCGACTGCACTTGGCTATGAATACGAAGAGCAACTACGCGATCTCTTGACTCCAGAGACGCCTGCTGGTTGGGTTCTCTTGCTCTGTGGCGTCCTTCCAATTATCGCTGGCTTTGAGGAGTTACTCTTTCGAGGAGTGTTGATCGGTGTTCTGAGTTCTGGCTTTGCGATCTCCCCCTGGTTCCTCGCCGGGGGCTCGTCTGTGGCGTTCGCGGTCGGTCACGGCGCGCAAGGTCGACTCGGAATTCTCGTTACGGGAATCCTCGGATTCGCACTAGCAGTCGTATTCATTTACACCAACAGTCTTCTCGCTGTTGTCGTTGCGCACTATCTCGTGAACGCGCTCGAATTCATCATTGGAGGCGCGATGGGGATTGAATGGGGATAA
- the thsA gene encoding thermosome subunit alpha, which yields MFILAEDSERTRGQDAQSSNIAAGKAVSNAVRSTLGPRGMDKMLVSDSGDVVITNDGATILEEMDIDHPAAQMIVEVASTQEEEVGDGTTTAAVLSGELLSRAEDLLDDDVHPTAIVEGYHEAASIAQETIAEQELEDEIDADLLERVAVTSMTGKGTGDIGAVPLSETVVQAILMVDGEDGVERENVRVRTQTGASSSATELVEGVISEEEPLHENMPRRVEDATIAVLDVDLEVRESSIDAEYNVTSVDQLNAALDAEEGELREYADTLTDAGIDVAFVTGDVDDRVASFLANEGVLAFDGVDDDEASAISRATGARLVGTVDDLEEDDFGSAELVRVEKFGEDELAFVEGGAQAEAVTVFARGGTDHVTDELERALADGLDVVTAALEEGSVVPGAGATEIAIADGIRTEAASITGRKQLAVEAFADALDVLPRTLATNAGMDAIDALVDLRSTFEGEGRAGVIAEGQTGHVADPIEAGILDPAAVKREAIESATEAATMIVRIDDVISAN from the coding sequence ATGTTCATTCTCGCAGAGGATAGTGAACGTACGCGTGGCCAGGACGCTCAATCGTCTAACATCGCCGCCGGGAAGGCGGTGAGCAACGCCGTTCGATCGACACTGGGTCCGCGTGGGATGGACAAAATGCTCGTTTCCGATTCGGGCGACGTCGTTATCACGAACGACGGTGCGACCATCCTTGAGGAGATGGACATCGATCACCCGGCAGCACAGATGATCGTCGAAGTCGCCAGCACTCAGGAAGAAGAGGTTGGCGACGGAACGACGACGGCAGCAGTGCTTTCTGGTGAGCTTCTTTCTCGCGCCGAAGATCTCCTTGACGACGATGTACACCCGACTGCGATCGTCGAGGGCTACCACGAAGCCGCGAGCATCGCACAGGAAACGATTGCCGAGCAGGAGCTTGAGGACGAGATCGACGCCGATCTCCTCGAACGAGTCGCTGTCACGAGCATGACCGGTAAGGGAACCGGAGACATCGGCGCAGTTCCACTCTCGGAAACTGTCGTCCAGGCTATTCTGATGGTCGATGGTGAGGACGGAGTCGAGCGTGAGAACGTTCGAGTACGCACGCAGACTGGAGCATCCTCCTCCGCAACGGAACTCGTCGAGGGTGTCATTTCCGAAGAGGAGCCACTCCACGAGAATATGCCCCGACGCGTTGAAGACGCGACGATCGCAGTGCTCGATGTCGATCTTGAAGTGCGCGAGAGCAGCATCGATGCCGAGTACAACGTTACGAGCGTCGACCAGCTCAACGCCGCACTCGACGCAGAGGAAGGTGAACTTCGAGAGTACGCTGACACGCTCACCGATGCGGGTATCGATGTCGCATTCGTGACCGGCGATGTTGACGACCGTGTGGCCTCGTTCCTCGCAAACGAGGGTGTGCTCGCATTCGACGGTGTCGACGACGACGAAGCATCGGCGATCTCCCGTGCGACGGGCGCTCGCCTCGTCGGTACGGTCGACGATCTTGAAGAAGATGACTTTGGCTCCGCCGAACTCGTCCGCGTCGAGAAGTTCGGTGAGGACGAACTCGCGTTTGTCGAGGGTGGTGCCCAAGCAGAAGCCGTCACTGTGTTCGCCCGAGGTGGCACCGATCACGTCACCGACGAACTCGAACGCGCGCTGGCTGACGGACTCGATGTCGTTACTGCCGCACTCGAAGAAGGCAGTGTCGTGCCCGGCGCAGGAGCGACCGAAATCGCAATTGCGGACGGAATCCGCACGGAAGCCGCGTCCATCACGGGTCGCAAACAGCTCGCTGTTGAGGCATTCGCTGACGCACTCGACGTTCTCCCGCGCACACTCGCAACGAACGCCGGGATGGATGCAATCGACGCGCTTGTCGACCTCCGTTCGACCTTCGAGGGAGAGGGTCGAGCAGGCGTCATCGCCGAGGGACAGACCGGCCACGTCGCTGATCCAATCGAAGCCGGCATCCTCGACCCTGCTGCGGTCAAACGCGAAGCCATCGAGAGCGCAACGGAAGCGGCAACGATGATCGTCCGCATCGACGACGTTATCTCCGCCAACTAA
- a CDS encoding class I SAM-dependent methyltransferase — MKGQEWYQADDVAEDYDTKRFSRGGRLIDQREKQAVLNALSPVEGRRILEIACGTGRFTSMLAKRGADVTGIDISAAMLQQGREKAQQNGVPDHIEFIRGDAARLPFPDNYFDSVFAMRFFHLADTPASFLSEMSRVSREQVFFDTFNRYSTRTVYNWLLPMGSRLYSENEVNRLLSGASLTLVDESHDFILPYGFYRQIPDEIASTFREADTTVGSTTIGDRLASVSYWNTRVV, encoded by the coding sequence GTGAAAGGGCAGGAGTGGTACCAAGCGGACGATGTTGCCGAGGACTACGACACAAAGCGGTTCTCGCGGGGTGGGCGACTCATCGACCAACGGGAAAAACAGGCTGTTCTCAACGCTCTTTCGCCCGTTGAAGGCCGCCGAATTCTCGAAATTGCCTGCGGGACGGGTCGATTCACCTCGATGCTCGCAAAACGGGGCGCAGATGTCACCGGTATCGATATCTCTGCTGCCATGCTACAGCAAGGCCGAGAGAAGGCACAACAGAATGGCGTGCCAGACCACATCGAGTTCATTCGGGGCGATGCGGCCCGGTTGCCGTTTCCAGACAATTACTTTGATTCGGTGTTCGCCATGCGCTTTTTCCACCTCGCAGACACACCAGCATCGTTCCTGAGTGAGATGAGTCGAGTCTCACGGGAACAGGTCTTCTTCGATACGTTCAACCGCTACAGCACACGGACGGTCTACAACTGGCTGCTTCCGATGGGATCACGACTGTACTCCGAGAACGAGGTCAATCGCCTTCTCAGCGGCGCAAGTCTCACACTCGTCGATGAATCACACGATTTTATTCTTCCATACGGTTTCTACCGACAGATCCCCGACGAGATTGCATCCACATTCCGGGAAGCAGATACGACAGTCGGTAGCACGACCATAGGCGACCGTCTCGCTTCGGTGTCGTACTGGAATACGCGCGTAGTGTGA